The proteins below come from a single Natrinema sp. SYSU A 869 genomic window:
- a CDS encoding biotin transporter BioY has translation MATERNSVDPVDDAVIRQFARAAMLAALMGASVLVSIPIPLSPAPITLQVLFVFLAGLILGPVWGAISVLLYLTSGAAGAPVFAGLNSGLGILIGQTAGYLWSYPIAAALIGFIVHRGTTLRDLQSVRFPILAGTLVMATIVIYGMGTAYMAWLLGMGAWEAVTAGALPFIPGELLKIAAAIAIVRSGRITPVRS, from the coding sequence ATGGCAACGGAACGGAACTCGGTCGATCCAGTCGACGACGCCGTCATCCGGCAGTTCGCTCGGGCAGCGATGCTCGCAGCGCTGATGGGGGCGTCAGTACTGGTGTCAATCCCGATCCCTCTCTCGCCGGCTCCGATCACGCTGCAGGTGTTGTTTGTCTTCCTCGCCGGACTCATTCTGGGGCCGGTCTGGGGGGCGATCTCGGTCCTACTGTACCTCACGTCGGGTGCCGCCGGCGCTCCGGTCTTCGCCGGCCTGAACAGCGGACTCGGAATCCTGATTGGGCAGACGGCCGGCTACCTGTGGTCGTATCCGATCGCCGCGGCGCTGATCGGATTCATCGTCCACCGTGGAACGACGCTTCGCGACCTGCAGAGCGTTCGATTCCCGATTCTCGCCGGCACACTCGTCATGGCGACGATCGTCATCTACGGCATGGGGACGGCCTACATGGCTTGGCTCCTCGGGATGGGGGCTTGGGAGGCCGTCACGGCCGGTGCGCTCCCGTTCATTCCCGGTGAATTACTCAAGATCGCCGCAGCGATCGCCATCGTCAGATCCGGCCGGATCACGCCGGTTCGCTCGTGA
- the dph5 gene encoding diphthine synthase — MLTFIGLGLYDERSITVEGQEALRAADRVYAEFYTSRLIGTTIEDLESAHDVEIEVRDRAGVEQHPEDMLEAAESEDVAFLTAGDTMISTTHVDLRLRAHDRGIETRVIHGVTAQTATSALTGLQNYRFGKATTLPFPYAHGAEGLPASVTETIDDNRADGLHTVVYLDIKTEREEYMTADVGAALLAEEYPDLVGVVVARAGSPDPLVEAGTMTELADREFGDPLHLLVVPGECHLLEADALVELAGADRDTLEIA, encoded by the coding sequence ATGCTCACCTTCATCGGTCTCGGTCTCTACGACGAGCGCTCGATCACCGTCGAGGGACAGGAGGCACTCCGAGCAGCCGACCGCGTCTACGCCGAGTTCTACACCAGCCGGCTGATCGGGACGACGATCGAGGACCTCGAGTCCGCCCACGACGTCGAGATCGAGGTCCGAGACCGCGCGGGCGTCGAACAGCACCCGGAAGATATGCTCGAGGCGGCCGAAAGCGAGGACGTCGCGTTCCTGACGGCGGGCGACACGATGATCTCGACGACCCACGTCGACCTCCGCCTCCGAGCCCACGATCGTGGGATCGAGACGCGAGTGATCCACGGCGTCACCGCACAGACGGCTACCAGCGCGCTCACCGGGTTGCAGAACTACCGGTTTGGGAAGGCGACGACGCTGCCGTTTCCCTACGCCCACGGGGCCGAGGGCCTCCCCGCGAGCGTGACGGAAACGATCGACGATAATCGGGCCGATGGGCTTCACACGGTCGTCTATCTGGACATCAAAACGGAGCGAGAGGAGTACATGACCGCCGACGTGGGTGCAGCACTGCTCGCTGAGGAGTATCCCGATCTCGTGGGCGTCGTCGTCGCTCGCGCGGGCAGCCCCGACCCGCTCGTCGAGGCCGGGACGATGACCGAACTGGCCGATCGGGAATTCGGCGACCCGCTCCACCTGCTCGTCGTTCCCGGGGAATGTCACCTGCTCGAGGCCGACGCGCTGGTCGAACTGGCGGGGGCCGACCGGGACACCCTCGAAATCGCCTGA
- a CDS encoding ABC transporter ATP-binding protein, which translates to MIEFQSVSYAFDDIPVLKDVSLSIDDGEFVLLAGANGSGKTTLLRHCNGLLTPDSGAVRVNGTPVEDNLIAARSSVGMVFQHPRDQFVAATVGADVAFGPENLGLEREEIDRRVAAALEAVNMTDRDDNRIDALSGGEQSRVAIAGALAMEPTHLVLDEPFTGLDEPARRSVLERLESLAADGTGVLLATHDLRDVCGLADRVIAMHDGRVAVDGSPEDALGELAGLEVRVPDR; encoded by the coding sequence ATGATCGAGTTTCAGTCGGTCTCCTACGCGTTCGACGATATCCCCGTCCTCAAGGACGTGTCGCTGTCGATCGACGACGGCGAGTTCGTCCTGCTGGCGGGGGCCAACGGCAGCGGGAAGACGACGCTGTTGCGCCACTGCAACGGCCTGCTAACCCCCGATTCCGGCGCGGTTCGCGTCAACGGCACGCCCGTCGAAGACAACCTGATCGCCGCCCGCTCGAGCGTCGGGATGGTCTTCCAGCACCCACGTGACCAGTTCGTCGCCGCGACCGTGGGTGCAGACGTCGCCTTCGGCCCCGAAAACCTCGGCCTCGAGCGCGAAGAGATCGATCGCCGCGTCGCGGCCGCACTCGAGGCGGTGAACATGACCGACCGAGACGACAACCGAATTGACGCCCTCTCGGGCGGCGAACAGTCCCGCGTGGCGATCGCGGGCGCGCTCGCTATGGAACCGACCCACCTCGTCCTCGACGAACCCTTTACCGGGCTCGACGAACCGGCCCGCCGGTCGGTCCTCGAGCGACTCGAATCGCTGGCGGCCGACGGCACCGGCGTCTTGCTCGCGACGCACGACCTCAGAGACGTCTGCGGGCTCGCCGATCGCGTGATCGCCATGCACGACGGCCGCGTCGCCGTTGACGGATCACCCGAAGACGCGCTCGGGGAGCTGGCGGGCCTCGAGGTCCGCGTTCCGGACCGATGA
- a CDS encoding energy-coupling factor transporter transmembrane component T, protein MVTYDPDDTFAHRLDPRTKLAVQIGFAATALAHPTPRALLVLSAVTAIALVSAHVPLGRALAAYRFALFILALAPVLSGVTFGAPWFDRSAAMTSALASYRVLLILLVSAAYVRSTPVRDSRAAIQRTIPGKPGQILGIGVGLVFRFLPVLRGDLRTIREAMAARLGTERGVVDRASTIGILGLTRAFDRADRLSLALQARCFAWNPTLSPLAFSRADYPVLVLAVILACSAFV, encoded by the coding sequence ATGGTAACCTACGATCCCGACGATACGTTTGCACACCGGCTCGACCCCCGGACGAAGCTGGCAGTGCAGATCGGGTTCGCCGCCACTGCCCTGGCGCATCCAACGCCGCGAGCGTTGCTCGTCCTCTCAGCGGTGACGGCAATCGCGCTGGTCTCGGCGCACGTCCCGCTCGGCCGAGCGCTCGCGGCCTACCGGTTCGCGCTGTTCATCCTCGCGCTCGCACCGGTGCTCTCGGGGGTGACGTTCGGTGCGCCCTGGTTCGATCGATCGGCCGCGATGACATCGGCGCTGGCGAGCTACCGGGTCCTGCTGATCCTGCTCGTCAGTGCGGCCTACGTTCGCTCGACCCCGGTTCGAGACTCTCGAGCGGCGATTCAGCGAACGATTCCCGGGAAACCGGGGCAAATACTCGGCATCGGCGTCGGGCTCGTCTTCCGGTTCCTCCCCGTACTTCGGGGTGACCTCCGAACGATCCGCGAGGCGATGGCAGCCAGACTGGGAACCGAACGCGGAGTGGTCGACCGCGCCAGCACGATCGGCATACTCGGACTGACGCGGGCCTTCGACCGCGCCGATCGACTCTCGCTCGCACTGCAAGCGAGATGTTTCGCCTGGAACCCCACCCTCTCGCCACTGGCCTTCTCGCGGGCCGACTATCCCGTGCTCGTCCTCGCGGTCATCCTCGCGTGCTCCGCGTTCGTCTGA
- a CDS encoding class I SAM-dependent methyltransferase family protein yields MDVPCVRVAPESGEATRTALADADLIDDDYEIAVEDGWLYIPVIDPDVVRDILEDGDIVSRTVAERESQTTPADLLAFDPTYERLGKAALIDEDDPERARAIADAILESDLPVETVLNKASKVKGETRVRDWELLAGENTEVVHREYGCEFLLDLAEVYFSPRLATERHRVAEQVDAGEHAFDMFAGVGPFVIPFAKRGAECVGVDINADAIDYLRENARRNGVEDRVTAINDDVREVAAEYDGWADRIMMNLPHSADEFLESAVTLAGEDCTIHYYDIQHEDDPFGPGEHAIRAAAEPEYEVTVETRHTVRSYAPHELNVCLDVRLER; encoded by the coding sequence ATGGACGTTCCGTGCGTTCGCGTCGCGCCAGAAAGCGGAGAAGCCACGCGCACGGCGCTCGCCGACGCGGACCTGATCGACGACGACTACGAAATCGCCGTCGAGGACGGCTGGCTCTACATTCCGGTCATCGACCCCGATGTCGTTCGGGACATACTCGAGGACGGCGACATCGTCTCGCGTACGGTTGCCGAGCGCGAGAGTCAGACGACGCCGGCCGATCTCCTCGCGTTCGATCCGACCTACGAGCGCCTCGGCAAGGCCGCGCTCATCGACGAAGACGATCCCGAACGCGCGCGGGCGATCGCCGATGCCATTCTCGAGTCGGATCTCCCCGTGGAGACGGTGCTGAACAAGGCCTCGAAGGTCAAAGGCGAGACGCGAGTCCGTGATTGGGAGTTGCTCGCTGGCGAAAACACCGAAGTCGTCCACCGCGAGTACGGCTGTGAGTTCCTACTGGACCTGGCAGAGGTCTACTTCTCGCCGCGGCTCGCGACCGAACGACACCGCGTGGCCGAGCAAGTCGATGCGGGCGAGCATGCCTTCGATATGTTCGCCGGCGTCGGTCCGTTCGTGATCCCGTTCGCGAAACGCGGCGCGGAGTGTGTTGGGGTCGATATCAACGCGGACGCGATCGACTACCTCCGCGAGAACGCGCGCCGGAACGGCGTCGAAGATCGGGTGACCGCAATCAACGACGATGTCCGCGAGGTCGCCGCCGAGTACGATGGCTGGGCCGATCGGATCATGATGAACCTCCCTCACAGCGCCGACGAGTTCCTCGAGTCGGCCGTGACCCTGGCGGGCGAGGACTGTACGATCCACTATTACGACATTCAACACGAGGACGACCCCTTCGGGCCGGGCGAACATGCGATCCGCGCGGCCGCGGAACCGGAGTACGAGGTCACCGTCGAAACCCGCCATACCGTTCGGTCGTACGCCCCACACGAGCTGAACGTCTGTCTCGACGTCCGACTCGAGCGATAA
- a CDS encoding alpha/beta hydrolase → MIRDDTLAGVDSRTVNTDRLEIHYLESGGNNRASDEGETVIFLHGNVSSSRFFEDVMAALPARHRAIAPDLRGYGDSETKPINATNGLGDFEGDLRALVGELDLERPFVLVGWSNGGGVAMRYAIDHPQDVADLVLVNPLSPYGFGGTKDTDGTPCFDDYAGSGGGIGNDGFVAGLENRDRSEEGQTSPRKVLRTYYVDPTHEFDDDREESYLTGMLDTATGDENYPGSSKRSDNWPGVAPGETGVNNAISPKYCDLEGITEIDPDEKPPVLWIRGDSDQIVSNASLFDLGTLGRMGELPDWPGEDVFPPQPMVDQTRAVLETYADRGSEFEEVVFGNTGHTPHLEMPGDFQDRLEAVLRG, encoded by the coding sequence ATGATTCGAGACGACACCCTCGCCGGGGTCGACTCGCGAACCGTCAACACTGACCGCCTCGAGATCCACTATCTCGAGTCGGGCGGCAACAATCGAGCCAGTGACGAGGGCGAGACCGTTATCTTCCTCCACGGAAACGTCTCGTCCTCGCGGTTTTTCGAGGACGTGATGGCGGCGCTGCCAGCCCGTCACCGTGCGATCGCGCCCGATCTGCGGGGGTACGGCGATTCGGAGACGAAACCGATCAACGCGACGAACGGGCTCGGTGACTTCGAGGGCGATCTTCGCGCGCTGGTCGGCGAACTCGATCTCGAGCGGCCGTTCGTCCTCGTCGGCTGGTCGAACGGCGGCGGGGTCGCGATGCGGTACGCGATTGACCACCCCCAAGACGTCGCCGACCTCGTGCTCGTCAACCCGCTCTCGCCGTATGGCTTCGGCGGGACGAAGGATACGGACGGAACACCCTGTTTCGATGACTACGCCGGCTCCGGCGGCGGGATCGGCAACGACGGGTTCGTGGCGGGCCTCGAGAACCGCGACCGGAGCGAAGAGGGCCAGACCTCCCCGCGAAAGGTGTTGCGAACCTACTACGTCGATCCGACCCACGAGTTCGACGACGACCGCGAGGAATCGTATCTAACGGGAATGCTCGACACGGCGACCGGCGACGAGAACTATCCGGGCTCCTCAAAACGGAGCGACAACTGGCCTGGCGTCGCCCCGGGCGAAACAGGCGTGAACAACGCCATCTCGCCGAAGTACTGCGACCTCGAGGGGATCACCGAGATCGATCCCGACGAGAAACCGCCGGTGCTGTGGATCCGCGGCGATTCCGACCAGATCGTCTCGAACGCCTCGCTCTTCGATCTGGGGACGCTCGGCCGGATGGGCGAACTCCCAGACTGGCCCGGCGAGGACGTCTTCCCGCCCCAACCGATGGTCGATCAGACTCGCGCCGTCCTCGAGACCTATGCTGACCGCGGCAGTGAGTTCGAGGAAGTCGTTTTCGGCAACACGGGACATACACCACATCTCGAGATGCCCGGCGACTTTCAGGACCGGCTCGAGGCCGTCCTGCGCGGCTGA
- a CDS encoding Rieske 2Fe-2S domain-containing protein, with amino-acid sequence MSMRTRLTTVETVHENRSWLFTIRDQYGEPDEVILVPCEDSVEHGSTSSQPAADNTGRRGAPSEPSVADAPDDGVEAWINRCTHEAQRFDTGRGVAMRDNQIICPKHGSMFDSCSGYCDNGEAANTTLPSVDITVDDGTVYLTDDDVTFAHEGGIDDRDDEDDGDDGDDDDDPTSTSHIGF; translated from the coding sequence ATGAGCATGCGAACACGACTCACGACCGTCGAGACGGTCCACGAGAATCGGTCGTGGCTGTTTACGATTCGAGATCAGTACGGCGAACCCGACGAGGTGATTCTCGTTCCCTGTGAGGACAGTGTCGAGCACGGCTCGACAAGCAGTCAGCCTGCGGCCGACAACACCGGAAGACGCGGAGCGCCTTCCGAGCCCTCGGTCGCTGACGCTCCCGACGACGGCGTCGAAGCGTGGATCAATCGGTGTACCCACGAAGCGCAGCGGTTCGATACGGGCCGCGGAGTCGCGATGCGTGACAACCAGATCATCTGTCCGAAACATGGCTCGATGTTCGACTCTTGTTCGGGCTACTGCGATAACGGCGAAGCAGCCAACACGACGCTGCCGTCCGTCGATATCACCGTCGACGACGGGACCGTCTACCTGACCGACGACGACGTGACCTTCGCTCACGAGGGTGGTATCGACGACAGAGACGACGAGGACGACGGAGACGACGGAGACGATGACGACGATCCCACATCGACCTCGCACATCGGGTTCTGA